From Toxorhynchites rutilus septentrionalis strain SRP chromosome 2, ASM2978413v1, whole genome shotgun sequence, a single genomic window includes:
- the LOC129765192 gene encoding protein rogdi, whose product MLKFSGPNWFSKPQSRKKSSGQKGRVSFLDQQPQFQVSPPKVPRKGRASPQLLSQISWASDSSQLSGGSSSSGGSCFSRQHSFRHSWSSQHSFTAYSRGPFATRRSKGIMTDTEKEEAINLQVEFEWVLREEVHSVLKQLHAILVECAHRFPVPLYGNEGKKQDKFVLTAAPEQLKCVVTLTGDSITHADINFKVQRQQQQTQRTTITQDYPWKIQQVQDAANHLQQAINHIDNVDSSYNFKTSDEVLHVLGNILGALQRGRTSLVVPRKKPIDELMKSRNMKALSPNLPEDLAISFYIQSHKLIFVAYQLTNFQGTMKFDSCQAECSVPWLNEVLVLFTVALQLCQQLKDKISVFSQYKDFTVGSRSASALSY is encoded by the exons ATGTTGAAATT CAGTGGGCCGAATTGGTTCTCGAAACCGCAATCGCGGAAAAAGTCCAGCGGTCAAAAGGGTAGAGTGAGTTTCCTGGACCAGCAGCCGCAGTTTCAGGTGTCCCCGCCGAAAGTTCCTAGAAAGGGCCGCGCAAGTCCCCAGCTGCTGAGCCAGATCTCGTGGGCGAGCGATTCGAGTCAACTAagcggcggcagcagcagcagtggcgGGAGCTGCTTCTCCAGACAGCACAGTTTCCGGCATAGTTGGAGCAGTCAGCACAGTTTCACCGCCTACAGCAGGGGTCCGTTTGCAACGCGACGATCGAAGGGAATCATGACCGATACCGAGAAGGAGGAAGCCATTAACTTG CAGGTGGAGTTCGAGTGGGTGCTGCGTGAGGAGGTTCACTCGGTGCTGAAACAGCTGCATGCCATCTTGGTGGAGTGCGCACATCGGTTTCCGGTGCCACTGTACGGAAACGAGGGTAAGAAGCAGGACAAATTCGTGCTGACGGCGGCTCCAGAGCAGTTGAAGTGCGTTGTCACTCTGACTGGGGACAGTATTACGCATGCG GATATAAATTTCAAGGTGCAGCGACAGCAGCAGCAAACGCAACGAACCACAATCACTCAAGACTATCCGTGGAAAATCCAACAGGTGCAGGATGCTGCCAACCATCTCCAGCAAGCAATAAACCACATCGACAATGTGGATAGTTCGTACAATTTTAAAACCTCCGACGAGGTGCTGCATGTTCTGGGCAATATATTGGGTGCACTGCAGCGAGGAAGGACCTCGCTGGTTGTGCCCCGGAAGAAACCGATCGACGAGCTTATGAAGAGCAGGAATATGAAGGCACTGTCGCCGAATCTTCCGGAGGATTTGGCTATCAGTTTTTACATACAGAGCCACAAGTTGATTTTCGTTGCCTACCAGCTGACGAATTTCCAGGGCACGATGAAGTTTGATTCCTGCCAGGCGGAATGTTCGGTGCCATGGTTGAACGAAGTGTTGGTGTTGTTCACCGTGGCCTTGCAGCTGTGCCAACAGCTTAAAGATAAG ATTTCAGTATTCTCACAGTACAAGGATTTCACCGTTGGTTCCCGGTCGGCTTCCGCGTTGTCCTACTGA
- the LOC129765193 gene encoding uncharacterized protein LOC129765193, with product MKFIALLSFLIFATITICSADDSKLLQIINRMRRSGKGDKNGSGSGADNQNQVNFGFPTFGDGNGGSWPQFGLPQHGQSNGGQVAGSWPQFGGGNFGGNLHGRFAFDKFPDIEGGKGQQVSSGVSCTYNKEGKEKCTHHRYNKNKN from the coding sequence ATGAAGTTTATTGCATTATTATCATTCTTAATTTTCGCAACGATCACAATTTGTTCGGCGGACGATTCCAAACTTCTGCAAATTATCAATCGCATGAGGCGCTCCGGCAAGGGGGATAAAAATGGTAGTGGTTCTGGCGCCGACAATCAAAATCAGGTGAACTTTGGATTTCCTACGTTCGGCGATGGCAATGGAGGTTCGTGGCCCCAGTTTGGACTCCCCCAGCACGGGCAGAGCAATGGTGGCCAGGTGGCAGGAAGCTGGCCCCAGTTTGGTGGAGGAAACTTCGGCGGTAATTTACACGGACGTTTCGCCTTCGACAAATTTCCCGACATAGAGGGTGGAAAGGGCCAACAAGTGAGTAGTGGAGTGAGTTGCACTTATAACAAAGAGGGGAAAGAGAAGTGTACCCATCATAGATATAATAAGAACAAAAACTAG